The Streptomyces sp. NBC_01463 DNA window GGAACCGCCGATTCCGTGCTGTCTACGGAGCCGGGGATTCTCCTCCCCCCATAGCCCGGTAGGCGGCTCGAGGAAGAAGGAGCTCGCCTTCGTGGCGTCCCACCGTCGTCCCAAACCGCCGAGCCGCACCCGCGTGACCGTGCTCACCGCGACCGCCGCCGCAGCCGTGGCCCTGACCTCCCAGGCCGCACACGCCGACCCCAAGCCGACCAAGAGCGAGGTCAAGGCGAAGGTCGACAAGCTCTACCACGAGGCGGAGAAGGCCACCGAGCAGTACAGCGGGGCCAAGGAGAAGCAGGACAAGCTCCAGAAGCAGATCGACGCGATCCAGGACAAGGTCGCCCGCGGTCAGCAGGATCTCAACTCGCTCCGCGCCGGCCTCGGTTCTCTCGCCGCCGCGCAGTACCGCTCCGGAGGCATCGACCCCTCCGTGCAGCTCTTCCTCGCGTCGGACCCGGACAGCTTCCTCGACCAGGCCTCCGCACTCGACCAGTTGACCGCCAAACAGGCCGAGTCGCTGTCGAAGATCCAGGAGAAGCAGCGGTCCCTCGCGCAGGAGCGCAAGGAGGCGCAGGACAAGCTGAGCGACCTCGCGAAGGTCCGCAAGACGCTCGGCGAGAAGAAGAAGCAGGAACAGAGCAAGCTCGCCGAGGCGCGCAAGGTGCTCAACACCCTCACCGCCGCCGAGCAGGCGCAGATGCGCGAGGACGACCTCCGCGCCAGCCGCGCCGCCGGTGACCGCGCCGGGCTCGCGAGCGGGTCCGGCGGATCCGGCGGATCCAGCGCCTCGACTCCCGACCTGGGCAAGGAGGTCCCCGCCTCCGCACTCGGCGCGGCCGCCCTCCATGCCGCCCAGACCCGGATCGGCAAGCCGTACGTCCCCCGGGCGACCGGTCCCAACTCGTTCGACTGCTCGGGCCTGACGCAGTGGGCCTACGCCCAGGCCGGGGTCCAGATCACCCGCACCACGTACACCCAGATCAACCAGGGCACCCGGATCGCGCGCAGCCAGCTGAAGCCGGGCGACCTGGTCTTCTTCAACGGCAATTCGCACGTGGGCCTCTACGCGGGCGGCAACACCGTGCTGCACGCGCCGTATCCGGGTGCCTACGTGCGCTACGAGTCGATGAACACCATCGGCAGCTTCCTGGCCGCGGTCCGCATCTGACCACGCCCGGACGGGCCGCGGGTTCCCGCGCCCCGCGATGACGGCCCGCCCCGTCGGAGACCACAGGTCGCCGGCGGGGCGGCGGGCTTTCGGACGGCACCTCTCCACCCGCCATCTTCTGTCCACCGGCCGACGCAGCTAGGGTGTTGCTCGGGACCGGCCCGCTTCCCGGTCCCGAACCACCTGCTTTCCCACT harbors:
- a CDS encoding NlpC/P60 family protein — encoded protein: MASHRRPKPPSRTRVTVLTATAAAAVALTSQAAHADPKPTKSEVKAKVDKLYHEAEKATEQYSGAKEKQDKLQKQIDAIQDKVARGQQDLNSLRAGLGSLAAAQYRSGGIDPSVQLFLASDPDSFLDQASALDQLTAKQAESLSKIQEKQRSLAQERKEAQDKLSDLAKVRKTLGEKKKQEQSKLAEARKVLNTLTAAEQAQMREDDLRASRAAGDRAGLASGSGGSGGSSASTPDLGKEVPASALGAAALHAAQTRIGKPYVPRATGPNSFDCSGLTQWAYAQAGVQITRTTYTQINQGTRIARSQLKPGDLVFFNGNSHVGLYAGGNTVLHAPYPGAYVRYESMNTIGSFLAAVRI